From Ancylobacter polymorphus, a single genomic window includes:
- a CDS encoding XRE family transcriptional regulator → MLERAQRVAEPAEMSPVRKPQSLDHSVLNEMLAIRMQQLEIENGGAEAFLAKTGLARHTYYTMVRGIGNPTIRTIERIATSLNMSVFELLGFDVADARRALEKSGVNYDELMSAITKKNRADRALARQTRSRKLPS, encoded by the coding sequence ATGCTGGAGCGTGCCCAACGCGTAGCAGAGCCGGCCGAGATGTCGCCCGTCCGAAAGCCTCAGTCTCTCGATCACTCGGTTCTGAACGAGATGCTGGCGATTCGGATGCAGCAGCTCGAGATCGAAAATGGCGGCGCGGAGGCATTCCTGGCCAAGACGGGGCTCGCGCGCCACACCTATTACACGATGGTCCGCGGCATCGGTAATCCGACGATCCGCACGATCGAGCGCATCGCGACGAGCCTGAACATGAGCGTGTTCGAGCTCTTGGGCTTCGACGTCGCCGACGCGCGGCGCGCCCTGGAGAAGAGCGGCGTGAACTACGATGAGCTGATGTCGGCGATCACCAAGAAGAATCGCGCCGATCGCGCGCTGGCGCGTCAGACGCGATCACGAAAACTGCCGTCCTGA
- the repB gene encoding plasmid partitioning protein RepB yields the protein MNKRRDQLKAMMAPITAPTAPSEDRPTRPPVSSGSLKAMGLSLKSLSDDADEAQALRAQLASGAQVVEIDPNLVDPAFIRDRLNVSDGDEFEAFKAGLSEDGQQVPILVRPRIDAPGRYQAAYGHRRVAALRALGRPVKAIVRELSDEELVVAQGKENTDRKDLSFIERALFAARLEDRGIARAAIMSALSVPKGNLSTMISLVRELPEDLIIAIGAAPKVGRPRWEQLATLVKHGDTKWRDVVSDANFQAGPSDARFERVLKALVRRPKKPATHIVKSDDGKQVARIERAKDQTRLTIDNRHAPDFGAYLVDQLPEIYAAFKRRADA from the coding sequence GTGAACAAGCGCCGCGACCAACTGAAGGCCATGATGGCGCCGATCACCGCGCCAACCGCCCCGAGCGAAGATCGGCCGACGCGCCCGCCGGTGTCATCCGGTTCGCTTAAAGCGATGGGTCTCTCGCTGAAGAGCCTGTCCGACGATGCGGACGAGGCCCAGGCGCTACGGGCGCAACTCGCATCGGGCGCCCAAGTTGTCGAGATCGATCCGAATCTCGTCGATCCCGCATTCATACGCGATCGCCTTAATGTCAGCGATGGAGACGAGTTCGAGGCGTTCAAGGCTGGACTGTCGGAGGATGGGCAACAAGTTCCGATCCTCGTGCGTCCGCGAATCGATGCTCCCGGACGCTACCAGGCCGCATATGGACATCGCCGGGTCGCAGCCCTTCGTGCCCTCGGTCGGCCCGTTAAGGCGATTGTGCGCGAGCTTAGCGACGAAGAGTTGGTCGTCGCTCAAGGCAAAGAGAATACAGATCGCAAGGATCTCTCGTTCATCGAGCGCGCGCTGTTCGCGGCCAGACTTGAGGATCGTGGCATTGCACGTGCGGCAATCATGTCAGCGCTCTCGGTGCCAAAGGGAAATCTGTCGACGATGATTTCTCTTGTCAGAGAGCTTCCCGAAGACCTCATCATCGCTATTGGCGCGGCCCCGAAGGTCGGGCGCCCCCGTTGGGAGCAGTTGGCGACGCTGGTGAAGCACGGCGATACAAAATGGCGTGACGTGGTTTCCGATGCAAATTTTCAGGCTGGCCCGAGCGATGCCCGCTTCGAGCGAGTGTTGAAGGCCTTGGTTCGCCGTCCGAAGAAGCCGGCGACGCATATCGTCAAATCTGACGATGGAAAGCAGGTTGCGCGCATCGAGCGCGCCAAGGATCAAACCCGCCTCACGATCGACAATCGTCACGCACCCGACTTCGGAGCGTATCTCGTCGATCAGCTGCCCGAGATCTATGCGGCATTCAAGCGCCGCGCAGATGCGTAA
- the repA gene encoding plasmid partitioning protein RepA: MTELTQIDPSHRTGKKVRSLTRLIESDADLLSAQLKELRTRAFPPAAQKELRKFTSGEAAKLVGVTDAYIRQLSISGDVPETEKNARGRRLFTLEQIHEVRRTLARSKPTYLPTRRKGDHLQVIAVTNFKGGSGKTTTAAHVAQYFAMRGFRTLAIDLDPQASLSALFGLQPEFDLQENDTLYGAIRYDDQQRPMSDVIRTTYFAGLDIVPGNLELQEFEHDTPRVLAEGRRSSDRMFFSRIATALASVEDRYDVVILDCPPSLGFLTLSALCAARSVLVTIHPQMLDVASMSQFLHMTSSLLDVVEKAGGDADYDFFRYAITRYEPSDGPQGQIVGLMRSLFGERVLTTPILKSTAIADAGLTKQTLYEIGRENFTRSTYDRAIEALDTVHAEIESLVLEAWGRAT, encoded by the coding sequence ATGACAGAGCTAACACAAATTGACCCAAGTCATCGCACCGGAAAAAAGGTGCGCTCGTTGACTCGGTTGATCGAGTCGGACGCCGACTTGCTCAGTGCGCAGCTGAAGGAGCTGCGAACTCGCGCCTTCCCTCCCGCGGCTCAAAAGGAGCTGCGCAAATTCACGTCGGGTGAAGCCGCCAAGCTGGTTGGCGTCACCGACGCATACATTCGTCAATTGTCGATCTCCGGTGACGTTCCGGAAACTGAAAAGAATGCGCGCGGGCGCCGCTTGTTTACGCTCGAACAGATTCACGAGGTCCGGCGAACGCTCGCCCGCTCGAAGCCGACATATCTGCCGACACGTCGCAAGGGCGATCATCTCCAGGTGATTGCTGTCACCAACTTCAAGGGCGGGTCAGGCAAAACAACCACTGCCGCACATGTCGCGCAGTACTTCGCAATGCGTGGGTTCCGCACTCTCGCCATCGACCTAGACCCCCAGGCTTCGTTGTCGGCGCTTTTCGGATTGCAGCCGGAATTCGACCTACAAGAGAACGACACCCTTTACGGCGCGATCCGCTACGACGATCAGCAACGCCCGATGAGCGACGTTATCCGGACGACCTACTTCGCCGGTCTCGATATCGTTCCCGGCAATCTGGAGCTTCAGGAATTTGAGCACGACACGCCACGTGTACTCGCCGAGGGCCGCCGTAGCTCCGACCGAATGTTTTTCTCCCGCATCGCTACGGCGTTAGCTTCGGTAGAAGATCGGTATGACGTTGTAATACTCGACTGCCCGCCCTCGCTCGGCTTTCTTACGCTCTCGGCGCTCTGCGCCGCGAGGAGCGTGCTCGTCACCATTCATCCGCAAATGCTAGACGTCGCGTCGATGTCCCAGTTCTTGCACATGACCTCCAGCCTCCTTGACGTTGTCGAGAAGGCCGGGGGGGACGCTGACTACGACTTCTTCCGGTACGCGATCACGCGATACGAGCCTTCCGACGGGCCACAGGGCCAAATCGTCGGCCTGATGCGAAGCTTGTTTGGCGAGCGTGTCCTTACGACCCCGATCCTTAAGTCGACTGCGATTGCAGACGCCGGGCTGACGAAGCAGACCCTTTACGAGATCGGCCGCGAGAATTTTACCCGCAGCACCTACGACCGGGCGATCGAGGCGCTCGATACTGTCCATGCCGAAATTGAGAGCCTTGTCCTTGAGGCTTGGGGGAGGGCGACGTGA
- a CDS encoding single-stranded DNA-binding protein, producing the protein MRNIAEFTLIGRVGTIKQVGKTVRVTVCANYPFKDKGGEWKDDQHWNEVTIFTKSIQDYVNEHVSKGDLVHVRGRVRQNSYERDGQRIYTVDLIGLEFGRLAQAAERPAT; encoded by the coding sequence ATGCGCAACATCGCCGAATTCACCCTCATCGGCCGCGTCGGGACCATCAAGCAGGTCGGCAAGACGGTCCGCGTCACCGTCTGCGCCAACTACCCCTTCAAGGACAAAGGCGGCGAGTGGAAGGACGACCAGCACTGGAACGAGGTGACGATCTTCACCAAGTCGATCCAGGACTACGTGAACGAGCACGTCAGCAAGGGCGACCTGGTGCACGTGCGCGGCCGGGTTCGGCAGAATAGCTACGAGCGCGACGGCCAACGGATCTACACCGTCGACCTGATCGGCCTCGAGTTCGGCAGGCTCGCCCAAGCCGCCGAGCGGCCCGCCACCTAA
- a CDS encoding TniB family NTP-binding protein, which yields MTDYAHLLPAYRHQAALADAERIAWIRADRWLDLDQARAALSRLEDLLVYPPRDRMPCLLLYGDTGMGKTKIIRKFLRDHPACFDQGTGVTTMPVVAMQMPAEPIERDIYSELLTALGAPGPADGATHRQKEVCRRLLRSMGARMLIIDEIHAMLAGSFRQQRVFLNAIRFLANDLRIPLVCAGTDLARQALLTDPQLAERFEALHLRHWKNNARLAQLLASLATILPLRRPSNLAAPAIRTRVLDLTDGVTVRIFRLIETVAVEAIRSGAECITMDSFQTEELVLPLVTMTRKVEARLQPRAGR from the coding sequence ATGACCGACTACGCCCACCTCCTGCCGGCCTATCGCCACCAGGCCGCTCTGGCGGATGCGGAGCGGATCGCCTGGATCCGAGCGGATCGGTGGCTTGACCTCGATCAGGCACGGGCCGCGCTCAGCCGCCTCGAGGACCTTTTAGTCTATCCGCCCCGCGATCGCATGCCGTGCCTGCTGCTCTATGGCGACACCGGCATGGGCAAGACCAAGATCATCCGCAAGTTCCTGCGCGACCATCCCGCCTGTTTCGACCAGGGCACGGGCGTGACCACCATGCCGGTCGTCGCCATGCAGATGCCGGCCGAGCCGATCGAACGGGACATCTACAGTGAGCTGCTCACGGCGCTCGGGGCGCCCGGGCCTGCGGACGGGGCGACCCACCGGCAGAAGGAAGTCTGCCGCCGGCTGCTGCGCAGCATGGGCGCCCGCATGCTGATCATCGATGAGATCCACGCCATGCTCGCCGGCAGCTTCCGGCAACAGCGGGTCTTTCTGAACGCCATCCGGTTTCTGGCCAACGATCTCAGGATTCCTCTGGTTTGCGCGGGGACGGACCTCGCGCGCCAGGCGCTGTTGACCGATCCGCAGCTGGCAGAGCGGTTCGAAGCCCTCCACCTGCGGCACTGGAAGAATAACGCCCGCCTCGCGCAGTTGCTGGCGAGCCTGGCGACGATCCTGCCGCTGCGCCGGCCCTCGAACCTGGCGGCGCCGGCGATCCGTACCCGCGTGCTCGACCTCACCGATGGCGTCACGGTGCGGATCTTCCGCCTGATCGAGACGGTTGCGGTCGAGGCGATCCGCTCCGGCGCCGAATGTATCACCATGGACAGTTTCCAGACCGAGGAACTGGTGCTGCCGCTCGTCACGATGACGCGCAAGGTCGAGGCGCGCCTTCAGCCGCGGGCCGGCCGATGA
- the repC gene encoding plasmid replication protein RepC, whose protein sequence is MEPHTPTTPFGRRSLTLAHVATQIAAASRPPEKVVHKWKIFQAICRARPSLGVTERALSVLNALLTFHPETALTGEDDLVVFPSNQHLSLRAHGMPASTLRRHLAVLVDAGLIVRRDSPNGKRYARKGASGDIELAFGFDLSPLVVRSEEFESLAAAVEAEARAIKLARERITLCRRDIAKMIATGIEEGVPTRMGGQGPADWAQVHAGFRSIVEGIPRTATRAQLETAAEELSQLADDVHNLLEIHVKTQDMSANESRNERHIQNSNPDPLIDLEPGFRGSRAARAVPDPEMPRVAETAYPLGLVMKACPDIADYAKGGISSWRDLLATVAVVRSMLGISPSAWEEAQAVMGEMQAAVVVACILQRGAAIRSAGGYLRGLTEKARAGEFSLGPILMSQINAQLRTKRSA, encoded by the coding sequence ATGGAACCACACACACCGACGACGCCCTTTGGGCGGCGGTCGCTGACGCTCGCCCATGTGGCAACGCAGATCGCCGCAGCGTCGCGGCCGCCCGAGAAGGTCGTACACAAGTGGAAGATATTCCAGGCGATCTGCCGGGCGCGGCCGAGTCTCGGCGTGACGGAGCGCGCGCTTTCGGTGCTGAATGCGCTTCTCACGTTCCACCCCGAGACCGCGTTGACGGGCGAGGACGACCTCGTCGTCTTCCCGTCGAACCAACACCTGTCGCTTCGCGCGCACGGCATGCCGGCGTCTACGCTGCGACGCCATCTCGCCGTCCTGGTCGACGCTGGACTGATCGTCCGCCGGGACAGTCCCAACGGCAAGCGCTACGCGCGCAAGGGTGCATCGGGCGACATCGAGCTGGCCTTCGGCTTCGACCTCTCGCCGCTCGTGGTCCGCTCAGAGGAGTTCGAGAGCCTGGCCGCGGCCGTGGAGGCTGAAGCCCGCGCCATCAAGCTCGCACGCGAGCGCATCACACTGTGCCGACGCGACATCGCCAAGATGATCGCGACGGGCATAGAGGAAGGCGTCCCGACACGCATGGGAGGGCAGGGGCCTGCGGACTGGGCCCAGGTCCACGCCGGCTTTCGCTCGATCGTCGAGGGGATTCCGCGCACCGCGACGCGCGCGCAGCTGGAAACGGCCGCTGAGGAGCTGTCGCAATTGGCTGACGACGTCCACAACTTGCTGGAAATCCACGTCAAAACACAAGATATGAGCGCCAATGAGTCCCGAAATGAGCGCCATATACAGAATTCAAATCCAGACCCCTTAATTGATCTTGAACCTGGCTTTCGAGGAAGCCGGGCGGCGAGGGCGGTGCCAGATCCTGAAATGCCGAGGGTTGCGGAGACGGCCTATCCGCTTGGACTGGTGATGAAAGCCTGTCCCGACATCGCCGACTACGCCAAGGGCGGAATTTCGAGCTGGCGAGACCTGCTGGCGACGGTGGCGGTGGTGCGGTCGATGCTCGGGATCAGCCCCAGCGCCTGGGAGGAGGCGCAAGCCGTGATGGGCGAAATGCAGGCGGCCGTGGTTGTCGCGTGCATCCTGCAGCGCGGCGCGGCCATTCGATCGGCCGGCGGCTATTTGCGTGGCCTGACCGAGAAGGCGCGGGCCGGGGAGTTCTCGCTCGGGCCGATCCTGATGTCGCAGATCAACGCGCAACTGCGCACCAAACGATCGGCGTGA
- a CDS encoding type II toxin-antitoxin system Phd/YefM family antitoxin: MASTVTAAEVSKNFGAYQDAAVREPVVITKNGRPRTVLMAYEDFVRLSKRDRRVQRTVDLSDAEIAAVEAAEMTPDPDQVGAFAKQTAG, translated from the coding sequence ATGGCTTCCACCGTGACCGCCGCCGAGGTCTCCAAGAATTTCGGCGCCTACCAGGACGCCGCCGTGCGCGAGCCGGTGGTGATTACCAAGAATGGCCGGCCGCGCACCGTGCTGATGGCCTACGAGGATTTCGTCCGGCTGTCGAAGCGCGATCGCCGCGTCCAGCGCACCGTCGACCTCAGCGACGCCGAGATCGCCGCGGTCGAGGCCGCCGAGATGACGCCGGACCCCGACCAGGTCGGCGCCTTCGCCAAGCAGACTGCCGGCTGA
- a CDS encoding tyrosine-type recombinase/integrase encodes MDDIVKGRSLDAESRRVLELDTLSAILPIDRRDRLAQLLTDDDVATLKHLAREGMGENSLRALASDLAYLEGWAAAATGGPLPWPATEALALKFVAHHLWDLAQRETDPRHGMPAAVVEALRGEGLLRSAGPHAPSTVKRRLASWGTLHRWKGIEGPFGSPAVRSAVRLAVRASPRPRRRKSKRAVTRDVLDRLAATCATDRLADTRDLAILLLAFASGGRRRSEVARLRIEQLSEEPAVPLDPLDPNSATLPCISIQLGRTKTGDADDEGRVFLVGPPVEALREWLDRADIRKGAIFRAIDRWEAIEERALTPQSINLIVKRRCTMAELDPKEFAAHGLRAGYLTEAARQGIGLPEAMQQSQHRSVQQAASYYNEAERAQGRAARLGI; translated from the coding sequence ATGGACGACATTGTCAAAGGCCGATCGCTTGACGCCGAATCCAGGCGCGTGCTGGAGCTCGACACGCTTTCGGCCATCCTGCCGATCGACCGGCGCGATCGCCTCGCGCAACTGCTCACGGACGACGACGTCGCGACGCTCAAGCACCTCGCGCGCGAGGGCATGGGCGAAAACAGCCTGCGGGCTTTGGCATCGGATCTGGCTTATCTCGAAGGCTGGGCGGCGGCCGCCACCGGCGGGCCGCTGCCGTGGCCGGCGACGGAAGCGTTGGCGCTGAAGTTCGTCGCGCATCACTTGTGGGATCTGGCGCAGCGCGAAACCGACCCCCGGCACGGGATGCCGGCGGCGGTCGTCGAGGCGCTGCGCGGGGAGGGGCTGTTGCGCAGCGCCGGCCCGCATGCGCCGAGCACCGTGAAGCGGCGCCTGGCGAGCTGGGGCACGCTGCACCGGTGGAAGGGGATCGAGGGGCCCTTTGGCTCTCCCGCCGTGCGGTCGGCCGTGCGCCTGGCGGTGAGGGCCTCGCCGCGGCCGCGCCGGCGCAAGAGCAAGCGGGCCGTGACGCGCGACGTCCTCGACCGCCTGGCCGCGACCTGCGCGACGGACCGACTCGCCGACACGCGCGACCTCGCGATCCTGCTGCTGGCCTTCGCCTCCGGCGGGCGGCGGCGCAGCGAGGTGGCGCGGCTGCGGATCGAGCAGCTGAGCGAGGAGCCGGCGGTGCCGCTTGATCCGCTCGACCCGAATTCGGCGACGCTGCCGTGCATCTCGATCCAGCTCGGTCGCACGAAAACCGGCGACGCTGATGACGAGGGGAGGGTGTTCCTGGTCGGCCCGCCGGTCGAGGCGTTGCGGGAGTGGCTCGATCGAGCTGATATCCGAAAAGGCGCGATCTTCCGCGCGATCGACCGTTGGGAGGCGATCGAGGAGCGCGCGCTGACCCCCCAATCGATCAATCTGATCGTCAAGCGGCGCTGCACGATGGCTGAGCTCGACCCCAAAGAGTTCGCTGCGCATGGATTGCGGGCAGGGTACCTCACCGAAGCGGCGCGCCAGGGCATTGGCTTGCCCGAGGCAATGCAGCAGTCGCAGCATCGGTCTGTGCAGCAGGCTGCGAGCTATTACAACGAGGCAGAGCGCGCGCAGGGCAGGGCGGCCCGCCTTGGGATCTAG
- a CDS encoding helix-turn-helix domain-containing protein, which translates to MNTKVSGRKAAHAAHGNTLLIAFQDALECLRKEMGLTRCAFAERLGIPRSSYFHLMTDAANPSLDYIELIAERAGVEPISFLGKAGQSAHRFGVGAR; encoded by the coding sequence ATGAACACGAAGGTATCCGGCCGGAAGGCCGCTCACGCGGCTCACGGCAACACGCTGCTTATTGCATTCCAGGACGCTCTCGAGTGCCTGCGCAAGGAGATGGGCCTCACCCGTTGCGCCTTCGCGGAACGCCTCGGGATTCCAAGGTCGAGCTACTTCCACCTGATGACCGATGCAGCGAACCCAAGTCTCGACTACATCGAGCTCATAGCCGAGCGCGCCGGCGTCGAGCCGATCTCGTTCCTGGGTAAGGCCGGCCAGAGCGCGCACCGATTCGGTGTCGGCGCGCGCTAA
- a CDS encoding TniQ family protein: protein MYHHGQFPDRGTGAAARHDDAQGRGAPSAAGRPMTVRRELPLAPRPEDDELLSSWQGRVACRYDLIHDDLSRWLGVLRDDRCVRFTERDFAPSAEMVQAWAAACRLSEKRMRALALSSRSRSRSWYVWGEGRVAGAFRRPVCLACLDDDAAAGRDHHIRRTWALVETVVCSRHHRVLDEACPHCLDSSGFRFVVHEAAARLACIRCGRIARTMPQERRGGSADLFAAVSTLVAAGIEDQSAVRDRMLHVARLLWKPPRPRTGRRTPFVADVVPDLRLTPTAQAGVDPGEPLATAPIGWRMVTLLGVAALLDLGNSSMRGRLALTLDQLVAWTEEPRPRPKERPVPMASSCAKTPGRSDADYLALARSILASEEWRAVQGQDPRTQRRILNTLSNKALARRPEADAPAPSAVRLAAKRGAAQGPAHSDTRAA, encoded by the coding sequence ATGTATCACCATGGACAGTTTCCAGACCGAGGAACTGGTGCTGCCGCTCGTCACGATGACGCGCAAGGTCGAGGCGCGCCTTCAGCCGCGGGCCGGCCGATGACAGTGCGGCGCGAGCTCCCCCTCGCGCCGAGGCCGGAAGACGATGAGCTGCTATCATCCTGGCAAGGTCGCGTCGCGTGCCGCTATGACCTCATCCACGACGACCTTTCGAGGTGGCTTGGCGTCCTCCGGGACGACCGCTGTGTCAGGTTCACCGAGCGGGACTTCGCGCCCTCGGCCGAGATGGTGCAGGCTTGGGCGGCGGCGTGCCGGCTTTCGGAAAAGCGCATGCGGGCCCTCGCGCTCTCCTCGCGGTCACGGTCGCGCAGCTGGTATGTCTGGGGGGAGGGGAGAGTGGCCGGCGCTTTCCGGCGGCCGGTCTGTTTGGCCTGTCTTGATGACGATGCCGCCGCCGGCCGTGACCATCATATCCGCCGGACGTGGGCCTTGGTCGAGACCGTGGTCTGCAGCCGCCATCATCGCGTTCTCGACGAAGCGTGTCCTCACTGTCTCGACAGCTCCGGTTTTCGGTTCGTTGTTCATGAGGCGGCGGCCCGGCTCGCCTGTATCCGATGCGGCAGGATCGCCCGAACGATGCCCCAGGAGCGGCGCGGCGGTTCCGCGGACCTCTTTGCCGCCGTATCGACGCTGGTGGCGGCAGGGATCGAAGATCAGTCTGCGGTTCGGGATCGGATGCTCCATGTCGCCCGGTTACTGTGGAAGCCGCCGCGCCCCCGCACCGGGCGTCGCACACCGTTCGTGGCAGATGTCGTGCCGGATCTTCGTCTGACTCCGACGGCACAGGCAGGGGTCGATCCCGGCGAGCCGCTGGCAACGGCGCCGATCGGCTGGCGCATGGTGACGCTGCTGGGCGTCGCGGCGCTGCTGGACCTCGGCAACTCCTCGATGAGGGGGCGCCTGGCCCTCACACTGGACCAGTTGGTGGCCTGGACCGAGGAGCCGCGCCCGCGGCCCAAGGAGCGACCCGTGCCGATGGCTTCCTCGTGCGCGAAAACCCCAGGCCGATCGGATGCGGACTATCTGGCGCTCGCCCGGTCCATCCTGGCCAGTGAGGAATGGCGTGCTGTTCAGGGACAGGATCCGCGCACGCAGCGGCGAATTCTCAACACCCTGTCCAACAAGGCTCTGGCCCGGCGGCCTGAGGCCGATGCCCCGGCTCCGTCGGCAGTGCGGTTGGCAGCAAAGCGTGGCGCCGCCCAAGGACCGGCGCACAGCGACACCAGGGCAGCATAG
- a CDS encoding plasmid maintenance toxin (PemK-like), translated as MLPTDIRLGWVFRYAYLWDWQHREGREEGDKDRPCLVLAIVMTTEAGDPVVRVLPITHTPPTNPADAIEIPAEVKSRLRLDNERSWIVLTESNRFTWPGPDLRNIDTESGYYGALTPGLFAEVKRRFVAIARGEVATSAPHRSVPRTE; from the coding sequence GTGCTGCCGACCGATATCAGGCTCGGCTGGGTCTTCCGCTATGCCTACCTTTGGGACTGGCAGCACCGCGAGGGCCGGGAGGAGGGCGACAAGGACCGCCCATGCCTGGTGCTGGCGATCGTCATGACGACGGAGGCGGGCGATCCGGTCGTGCGCGTCCTGCCGATCACCCACACGCCGCCCACCAATCCGGCCGACGCGATCGAGATCCCGGCTGAGGTGAAGAGCCGCCTGCGGCTCGACAACGAGCGCTCGTGGATCGTGCTGACCGAGAGCAACCGCTTCACCTGGCCGGGGCCGGACCTGCGCAATATCGACACCGAAAGCGGCTATTACGGCGCCCTGACGCCGGGCCTGTTCGCCGAGGTGAAGCGCCGCTTTGTGGCGATCGCCCGGGGCGAGGTCGCGACCAGCGCGCCGCACCGGAGCGTGCCGCGCACCGAATGA
- a CDS encoding Mu transposase C-terminal domain-containing protein: MPCDQDKLAIDDSRWQVAVAREAVIRPLINAGQLSPIDVATACRILGLRRSRLYALIEQYRSAPVTSSLAAARPGPKKGARRLAVEVEAAIEEAIRDKYLTRQKASVSTLHDHIRHLCRERGLDIPSWKAVRARVEQIDRFKLVRQREGNKAARDRLRPVPEEYRADHALQIVQIDHTRVDLFVVDTIYRLPIQRPWLTLAIDVASRIVVGFYLSLEAPSSASVALAIHHAVMPKAEWLLARGIELDWPVSGLPDIIHVDNAREFRARALARGAAEYGISLLHRPVATPHYGGHIERLIGTMMGAVHMLPGTTFSSISERGDYDPERHAVMTIEELERWLTLEIVGRYHNEVHSSLQMPPNAAWREALDRRRAPFRHPHDDQQFFYDFLPFEERSIRRDGVHIFGLRYWDDVLSPWAGRLDRQLRVKYDPRDLSCVFVEGPDGAHWPIRYADLRRPRITLGEHRLAQAALRQRGVRLTDEQLIFDTVEAQRELLETSASITKSARRQVARRARSLNAADQGAAAEVVAPGTKDEPETLPVLAVEEWS, translated from the coding sequence GTGCCGTGCGACCAGGACAAGCTCGCGATCGATGATAGCCGGTGGCAGGTCGCGGTCGCCCGAGAGGCGGTCATCCGGCCACTGATCAACGCCGGGCAATTGTCGCCGATCGATGTCGCGACGGCGTGCCGTATCCTCGGATTACGCCGAAGCCGGCTGTACGCGCTGATCGAGCAGTACCGCAGCGCGCCGGTGACGAGTTCGCTGGCCGCGGCGCGACCTGGTCCAAAGAAAGGAGCCCGGCGCCTCGCCGTCGAGGTCGAGGCGGCCATCGAGGAGGCGATCCGCGACAAGTATCTCACCCGGCAAAAAGCGTCCGTCAGCACGCTTCATGACCACATCCGGCATCTTTGTCGTGAACGCGGGCTGGACATTCCGTCCTGGAAAGCCGTTCGAGCCCGTGTCGAGCAGATCGACCGCTTCAAGCTTGTCCGCCAGCGTGAAGGCAACAAGGCCGCCAGAGATCGGCTCAGACCGGTTCCGGAGGAATACCGTGCCGATCACGCACTCCAGATCGTCCAGATCGATCACACGCGCGTCGATCTCTTCGTGGTGGACACGATCTACCGCCTGCCGATCCAGCGGCCATGGCTGACGCTCGCGATCGACGTAGCAAGCCGCATCGTGGTGGGCTTTTATCTGAGCCTCGAGGCGCCGTCGTCGGCATCGGTCGCCCTGGCCATACATCATGCGGTGATGCCAAAGGCGGAGTGGCTCCTGGCGCGCGGCATCGAGCTCGATTGGCCTGTGTCGGGCCTGCCGGACATCATCCACGTCGACAATGCGCGCGAATTCCGCGCCCGGGCGCTGGCCCGTGGAGCTGCCGAGTACGGCATCTCGCTGCTCCACCGGCCTGTGGCGACCCCGCACTATGGCGGCCACATCGAGCGGCTGATCGGCACCATGATGGGAGCGGTCCATATGCTCCCCGGTACTACGTTCAGCTCCATTTCAGAGCGCGGCGACTACGATCCCGAGCGTCACGCGGTCATGACGATCGAGGAGCTCGAGCGCTGGCTGACGCTCGAAATCGTCGGCCGCTACCACAACGAGGTCCACAGCAGCCTGCAGATGCCTCCGAATGCCGCCTGGCGGGAGGCTCTCGATCGTCGCCGCGCGCCGTTCCGGCACCCGCATGATGATCAACAGTTCTTCTACGACTTCCTGCCGTTCGAGGAGCGCAGCATCCGTCGGGATGGCGTGCACATCTTCGGCCTGCGCTACTGGGATGACGTTCTGAGCCCTTGGGCAGGTCGGCTCGATCGACAGCTGCGGGTCAAGTATGATCCCCGTGACCTGTCCTGCGTGTTCGTCGAGGGTCCCGACGGCGCCCATTGGCCGATCCGGTATGCGGACCTGCGCCGGCCGCGTATCACGCTCGGCGAGCACCGGCTGGCCCAGGCGGCCTTGCGGCAGCGCGGTGTGCGGCTCACCGACGAGCAACTCATCTTCGACACGGTCGAGGCCCAGCGCGAGCTGCTGGAGACCTCGGCATCGATCACGAAATCCGCACGTCGTCAGGTCGCGCGGCGGGCGAGATCGCTCAACGCCGCAGATCAGGGCGCCGCGGCGGAGGTCGTCGCGCCCGGCACCAAGGACGAACCGGAGACTTTGCCCGTTCTGGCGGTCGAGGAATGGTCATGA